The Coccidioides posadasii str. Silveira chromosome 2, complete sequence genomic interval GCCTACAAGTCAATTGCCATGAAGCAACCTCCAGACATAAGAAGAAGCTCACCAATATACAGGAGGATGAGCTCCTAGagtatataaacaagctctgcAACCACAGCCTTGCTCCTACACCTCAAATCCTTCAAAATATTGTGcaagagatgacaggagAGGACATGGGAATCAACTGGGTGACATGGTTTCATGAGCGCCACAAGGACAAGATCAAGACTGTTTATCTCAAGCCACTTGACAAGAATAGACAGGTAGCAGATAATTACCACTGCTTTCAGCACTTCTATAGCCTTGTAATTTgatgctttttttttgcttctttgcaagTGCAGTTGTTGAATTTGGCTAACTTGTTGAGTGCTTGCACTGCTGCATTTAGTTGAGTGAGAAAATCAGCCAGTATAATATTACACCAGAAAACACATACAACTTTGATGAAAAAGGATTCCTCCTAGGCTCCTGTCATGCCTTAAAGCACCTTGTCTCTATTAAAGCCCTACAAGCTGGTAAAAGTGTTGCAACTCAGAATGGAAGCCAGGAATTCCTCTCACTGCTCTGTTCAGTCTCTACAGATGGGATTGCATTAcctccagctcttatttatcagaaTGAATCCAGAGATCTTCAGGATACATGACTGGATGATTTTGATGGAAGCAAATATGCTTACTTTGCAGCCTTAGTGAATGGCTGGAGCAATAATGAATATGGCCTGGAGTGGTTGCAACAGGTTTTTAATCCACATACAAAGGCAAAAGCAGGTAGGGCAAGATgtctgcttctactagatagGCATTCTtcccatataaatatgaaatttattgaatatgcAAACCGCGAGAGGATCCTGCTGTTGATTCTTCCACTGCACTCTACCCACTGTTTGCAGCCTCTTGATGTTGGTGTTTTTGGGCCGCTGGGCAAGATGTATTCCAGCAAGCTGGAATCCCTACTACACTGTGGACTGGGCTATAtttgaatgacaaaaagggatttctggagactattCAATGCAGCAtggaagaaggctttgacaGGTGACAATATACAtgctggctttgcaaagactggcATTTATCCCCTGGATCCCCAGCATCAACTAAGCCAATTTGAAACTGCTGATCAACAAGGCCCTGCACCACTAGTTGAGCCTTCCATCCCTACAAATATACAGGAGCTTTGTCAAGAGATTAAGGGTATTTGTCTTCAGCACAGCTTAAATTCACAGAGTATTGGACAGGTTATCAAAGCCAGCGAGCAATTTGCAATACAAAATGAACTGCTAGAGCAtgaaaatcaggctctaaaATTGACTATTGTGATGAAGAAACAGTGCCGCAAGCGAGGCAAGCCCCTAGGCCTACTTGATTACAATAATCCAAGCCAGGCCCAGTTCTGGAGTCCTACAAAAGTTCTGCAGGCTCAGGAACGCCAggatgaaatagaggctGAGAAAGCTCACAAAATCACTCAAACACAAGAGGCAAAGCTTCAATGGGAGCTCCAAAGAGAGCAGGCAGCTAGAGAGGCTGAAGAAAAACAGATTGAACAAGAGACTGCCTGTATAAAGGCCCGCGAGCAACAAGAGGCtgaaaagcttgaatgtGCTATACAATGAGAGGCCCAGCATGTTGCCTGTGAGGAGAAAAAGGCTTTACAACAAGCAGAGAAGGAGAGACAGGCTGTTGAACATGCTAGTAAATGCCGGCAGTCAGAGCTTCAAGCGCCGGCTTCAAAGCACCATCAGCAGGGCCTCCCTATGAAAGAACCTCATCACAGCAAGCCTATACAATCTTCCCAAAGCAGtagtaagagctctactaGCCTCCCTAACAAGTCTTTAGGCtctctagctgagaaatctactgctGACATTCCTTTACAATCTTTCCTATCCACCCCCCGTATCTCTCGCTCTGGCCGCAATATCAGGCCGTCCACACATTTATTTTCATAGCCacactaatttctatgctttaaagaacacactcatttaatatttaatagctagtttaataataataattcgttgttgagataattaataaattCGTAGCGTGGAGCATTGGAAGGAATTTGGCTCGTTGAGTGGTTTGGCTCGTTGAGTGGTGAGCCACCTTAGAGCTAACCAGTTATCTTATCAGGCGCGATAACAAAAGGACGAACTGCTCAACCCTCATATCTTGCTTCGAGCTGCATTTAGCCATGCGTGGCCCCGAACTGATCTGCTAATCTCTACTGCCTTAATCTAAATCATTGAACATGGCAACTAGCACTGCACCCACCAATGGAAAAGGTAAACGATCCAAACGCGACGGTGGCGGCCGCGAGAAACGCGGCGCAAAGAGACAGGAGCTGGACGATGGCAGCCTTTCTTACAGCAAGAAGGTGACCTCGTCGGCTTCCAGCACAGCAATTCCATCGTCTGAACTATCGATGTCCATGCCCATTCCACTAGCAGACCCACGATCAATTGACGTATTGCCCCCAAGACCGCGACAGCTGAACCCCGTCTTCACCAGGCATTCCGACGTGCTAAAGCAGTCCTGGCCTTTCTTCGAGGTTGCAGACAAGTGAGTACCAGAGTTTTAGCGAGGAGTACTTAATATGCTAAGGGAACTATTCGACTAACATATTTTTTCCTCGTCCAGAGTGAGCAACCGGAACGGGTTTAGATACACTTACGCGGTCGCGGACCCTGGATTCCCACATATCCTCTACCGCCAGACCGATGTCCCTCCATATCACTCGAGATTCAGCTTTGAAGACTCTCCTTCATCAATTGCATTTACAAAAAGTGGGTTAGCGGTTAGCACAAACGACCCGTGGCATTCAGCCCGCGCCAATATTTGCGCGCGTGAAGGCACTTATTACTACGAAGCTCGGGTTATTAGCGGTATTGTCCCGAGTAAAAATGCTCTTCCCGGTCCGTCGCCTCGGGGTAACGTAAGGCTGGGGTTTGCGCGTCGGGAGGCAGACTTAGATGTCAACGTTGGCGTGGATTGCTACGGATACGGAATCCGGGACGTTAACGGCGAGGTTGTGAACCGCATGAGATGCGAGTATTTCTTTCCTAAGGATGAAGCTATAAATGAAGGAGACGTGATAGGAATGCTAATCACACTGCCACCGCTGGGCCTACACAAGAAAGTCGTGGCCGGAACGTATGACCCGGCAGTGGACGGCGACAGATCTGATCCTTCATCACACAGCAATTGCGCATCCCAACCAGCCTCCATCAATTTTATTCGGGATCGCATACCTTTCCACCTGAAATCAGACTTCCTTTACCAACAAAGTCACATCTTCCCGTCCAAACACCTCCGAGACTATGCTTTTAACCTCAAAGAAACACCAACATACGGCCCACCATCACCCGGAAACGCAGAGGACCCTTCTCTACGCACTCTTCCCGGATCTAGCATAACAATTTACAAGAATGGAGTCCGAATGGGTACTCCGTTCACTAACCTCTATGCCTTCCTCCCACCGGCTTCACGCGCCACCCAGCTATCGAACAATCTTGGGATCGGCGAAAGAGAAAACGCAGATGACGGGATGATCGGGTATTATCCCATGGTGAGCTGCCATAACGGCGGAGCGGTAGAATGCCGATTTGAAGAACCATGGTGGATTGGTCCGCCGATACAGGATTTCCCAGATGCTAAGCCGTTCGGGGAGAGATTCAATGATCAAATCGTGGAGGATGTGGTGGCTGATATTGTGGATGAGATTGAAGCTATGTTTATGGGCTGGAGTGTAACCGAAGCTTTGGCTGGGTTGAAGAATATCGCTGGAGGTGGAACAGGAAATGGTACCGCGGCTGGCAGTGCGACGGGAACGCCGAGAGCGCAGTCTGTGGCGGGCGATATCCGAATGCAAATAGATGGAGCTGGTGGGACACCAGCTCCGGTGGATAGTTGAAAGGGCATAGTGTATAGCGAGTAGCATAAAATTCCCGACTATGCTCAATATCCTTTCCAAAGGCCACGAAAAGCCATATTGATGGGACCGAGAGATACAAAAAGTCATGAGAAGCGGATGCTATGGAGCCACGGGAGGTATCTGTACTTGCAAACCCGTGCATATTTCATAGCCTCGTCAAATTAATATGGTCCATTCATATTTTTTAAGGAACTAGGAAAAGGACGCCGATGCACATCAAGCGCTCTAAAATCAGAGCTATACCAAAATGCTAAGCACAGTAAAACCAAGACCAAACCCTTGTTGCCGAGTATTACTCGAGATAAATGTATTCACATGGTCATATCCATTGTATCATCTCCCCCATTATTTTGTTGCTGCAATTCTGGAGCCATGACGCCCCTCCCTCTGCCTGCTAACAGCTCTCGTCTCACCTCTGGTCCAATGTCTTTATGTCCTGCAACAAGCAGTAGGTCTAATAGTGCCTCGCGCTGGTCCTCTGTGATATCATTTCTATACCTTTGGGCAAAGACGAGGAGAGACTGGTGCCATAAAACGGGTAATTTGTGTGCTTTGGCTGCCGAGGGATCGTTCATATCTGTGTCGCCATTGGTATCCTGTGGCTGGACGGCACGGAAACGGAGGAAGTGAAATACGAGAGCGTCAATTACTTTATATGGTAGGGCATATTTCTTCTGCAGAAATACGCGAATAAAAATATTTGTAGCGCCTGTTCCCTCAGATGTGAGTGATGTAGAGGTTTGCTCTGCTGAAATTTCGCAAAGACGAAGGAGTGCGGCGGCGGAGTGAAGGACGGGAATGGACACGCGAGCAATCACACTGGATACAATATGGGCTTCCCTTAGGGTGCACGTGCCTCCGGCGACAAGTGGGAAGAGAAATCCCTTGAAGAAACAAGCAGGTTTGTAGAGAGCTTTCTTGAGTGCGTTATAGATGTGCACATGGAGCTTTTTGTTTTCACGGATTTCTTCCCGTACTCGGTCCAAAAGCACAACGGAGATAAAATGCTGTGCGATGTGCGGTTTGGCAGATATGAAAATCCGAGTCGCTGCGTATATCGAGTTTGAAGTCCACTTGTCAGGTTGTGTAATGTCGAGCAATGTATCCCAGTGAGGTAACGTGGGCAGGATTTTGAAGGGTTTCGGGAGAGGGCCGGATTTATATCGTGAAAGGAGGAAGCCGACTCTAAATACCGTTGGTTAATACAACGACATGGGCTACGAAGAGTTAGATAAGGTTCATACGTACTTTTCATATACTTCTACTGCTTTGGCTG includes:
- a CDS encoding uncharacterized protein (EggNog:ENOG410PGAS~COG:B,K~BUSCO:5529at33183); its protein translation is MATSTAPTNGKGKRSKRDGGGREKRGAKRQELDDGSLSYSKKVTSSASSTAIPSSELSMSMPIPLADPRSIDVLPPRPRQLNPVFTRHSDVLKQSWPFFEVADKVSNRNGFRYTYAVADPGFPHILYRQTDVPPYHSRFSFEDSPSSIAFTKSGLAVSTNDPWHSARANICAREGTYYYEARVISGIVPSKNALPGPSPRGNVRLGFARREADLDVNVGVDCYGYGIRDVNGEVVNRMRCEYFFPKDEAINEGDVIGMLITLPPLGLHKKVVAGTYDPAVDGDRSDPSSHSNCASQPASINFIRDRIPFHLKSDFLYQQSHIFPSKHLRDYAFNLKETPTYGPPSPGNAEDPSLRTLPGSSITIYKNGVRMGTPFTNLYAFLPPASRATQLSNNLGIGERENADDGMIGYYPMVSCHNGGAVECRFEEPWWIGPPIQDFPDAKPFGERFNDQIVEDVVADIVDEIEAMFMGWSVTEALAGLKNIAGGGTGNGTAAGSATGTPRAQSVAGDIRMQIDGAGGTPAPVDS
- the ENP1 gene encoding snoRNA-binding rRNA-processing protein (BUSCO:226810at4751~EggNog:ENOG410PGSF~COG:W~BUSCO:7109at33183): MPRTTAARPSTAAAERRHVPLADDILNAGHLRTKKANKRKSRHDDDAEADDHYIDAKSSRKILQIGQDLAEEEAAEERAAAAARRPAATNSAFDFESRFGRELEEGSDEEEFGKFGEEEDQWEDEGEVEEVEVDPNDLEMFHKFVGRDDEDPIFNPRQPGEEEEGEGTNLADLILEKIAAYEAKQSGQPQIIGGGLPEDAVQLPAKAVEVYEKVGFLLSRYKSGPLPKPFKILPTLPHWDTLLDITQPDKWTSNSIYAATRIFISAKPHIAQHFISVVLLDRVREEIRENKKLHVHIYNALKKALYKPACFFKGFLFPLVAGGTCTLREAHIVSSVIARVSIPVLHSAAALLRLCEISAEQTSTSLTSEGTGATNIFIRVFLQKKYALPYKVIDALVFHFLRFRAVQPQDTNGDTDMNDPSAAKAHKLPVLWHQSLLVFAQRYRNDITEDQREALLDLLLVAGHKDIGPEVRRELLAGRGRGVMAPELQQQNNGGDDTMDMTM